In a single window of the Acipenser ruthenus chromosome 20, fAciRut3.2 maternal haplotype, whole genome shotgun sequence genome:
- the LOC117425437 gene encoding tyrosine aminotransferase isoform X1, translating into MCRGVWGTALRFHQWTTEAWFNSHFRDKFKASGPIIKMEHESYGIQVNGNSVHHVNMSLYQAKMKIRKPKWNIKASEMSRKTFNPIRAIVDSMNVEPNPSKNMIALSIGDPTIFGNLPTDDNVLQAMKEAIDSKRFNGYAPAIGYQKSREAVSNFYSCPEAPLAAKDVILTSGCSQAIELAIAVLCNPGQNILVPRPGFSLYKTLAVSMGIDVKLYNLLPEKSWEIDLKHLESLIDDKTCCIIVNNPSNPCGSVFSKSHIQKIIAVASRHCTPILADEIYAEMVFSGCKYTSVASLSTDVPILSCGGLAKRWLVPGWRLGWILIHDRKNVFGNEIREGLVKLSQRILGPCTIVQGALEAIINKTPQEFYDNTISFLKSNSDICYTALSTVAGLRPIKPSGAMYLMVGINMEHFPEFESDVDFTEKLIAEQSVFCLPATCFEFPNFFRIVVTVSEDMMLEACTRIKEFCEQHYHLHTDSIIQDIECDK; encoded by the exons ATGTGTAGAGGGGTGTGGGGCACAGCCCTCAGATTCCACCAATGGACGACGGAGGCGTGGTTCAACTCCCATTTTCGGGACAAATTTAAAGCATCTG gTCCTATTATTAAGATGGAGCACGAATCATATGGGATCCAGGTAAATGGTAACAGTGTCCACCATGTTAACATGAGCCTCTACCAGGCAAAAATGAAAATCAGGAAGCCCAAATGGAATATCAAAGCCTCTGAGATGTCCAGAAAAACTTTTAACCCTATCAGGGCTATCGTGGACAGCATGAATGTTGAACCAAACCCAAGCAAAAATATGATAGCGTTGTCTATAG GTGACCCAACCATTTTTGGAAATCTTCCCACTGATGACAATGTTCTACAAGCCATGAAGGAAGCTATTGATTCAAAAAGATTTAATGGCTACGCACCTGCGATAG GTTATCAGAAAAGTCGGGAGGCTGTTTCCAATTTCTACAGTTGTCCAGAAGCCCCTCTGGCTGCCAAG GATGTTATCCTTACAAGCGGATGCAGTCAGGCCATTGAGCTGGcgattgctgtgctgtgcaacCCTGGGCAGAACATCTTGGTACCCCGCCCAGGGTTCTCtctgtataaaacactggcaGTCTCCATGGGTATTGATGTCAAACTGTACAATTTACTG cctgaGAAATCCTGGGAAATCGATCTCAAACACCTGGAATCGCTAATTGATGATAAGACTTGCTGCATTATTGTCAACAATCCTTCTAATCCCTGTGGGTCGGTCTTCAGCAAATCACACATCCAGAAGATCATCGCAG TTGCTTCCAGGCACTGTACCCCAATACTGGCTGATGAAATCTATGCTGAAATG GTCTTCTCTGGCTGCAAGTACACCTCTGTGGCTTCTCTGAGCACGGATGTCCCAATCCTGTCTTGTGGTGGTTTAGCAAAGCGGTGGCTTGTACCTGGATGGAGACTGGGATGGATTCTGATTCACGACAGAAAAAATGTATTTGGCAATGAG ATAAGGGAAGGCTTAGTCAAGCTAAGCCAGAGAATTTTGGGGCCGTGCACAATTGTTCAGGGAGCACTGGAAGCCATCATTAATAAAACGCCTCAAGAATTTTATGATAACACTATCAGTTTCCTGAAG tCCAATTCAGACATATGTTACACTGCTCTGTCTACAGTTGCTGGCCTCCGACCAATCAAGCCATCAGGTGCCATGTATCTGATG GTTGGAATCAATATGGAACACTTTCCAGAGTTTGAGAGTGATGTGGATTTCACAGAGAAGTTAATAGCAGAGCAGTCAGTCTTCTGCCTTCCTGCCACG TGCTTTGAGTTCCCAAACTTCTTCAGGATCGTGGTGACGGTGTCAGAGGATATGATGTTGGAGGCATGTACCCGGATTAAGGAATTCTGTGAACAGCATTACCATCTGCACACAGACAGCATCATACAAGACATAGAGTGTGACAAGTGA
- the LOC117425716 gene encoding C-C motif chemokine 4-like — protein sequence MTSIRLAVVIGALVFLCAISLGDGLRMSNGPKKCCFEFAVQQLPRGRIQEYTKTSPRCSNQGVLFKTNAGRQVCANPSDSWVQDYMKHFDRTNMKKQNL from the exons ATGACCTCTATTCGCCTGGCAGTGGTGATCGGTGCCCTTGTTTTCCTTTGTGCCATATCCCTTGGCGATG gtctTCGGATGTCCAATGGGCCTAAAAAGTGCTGTTTTGAATTTGCTGTTCAACAATTGCCAAGAGGACGCATTCAGGAGTACACTAAAACTAGCCCTAGgtgctctaaccaaggagttct GTTCAAAACCAATGCAGGCCGGCAGGTCTGTGCCAACCCTTCTGACAGCTGGGTGCAGGACTACATGAAGCATTTCGACAGGACAAATATGAAGAAACAAAACCTGTGA
- the LOC117425552 gene encoding uncharacterized protein LOC117425552 — MSSVAQDVNIADLRRCVQVIPELRSWILDYLYRHRQLDIVRGFTVFEDLLNSGILHLRILSTDMWSVMKSEDTEHFPRILEFLEWSYKQNPDLVCFRHYIKICTALKAKIIVNMLVKQHNLLNILKSLNEFFPENGPQYAQATRRDTKKLRLCFQQFRKLVLRMIRDEHFCKQYIEVDLENEYGERFTNALQKLFWEYLERLESIFPPPKIEQLLTGEISSDCTEEECILAELLQKQTLSVPDTLQRLLQCIVEQDCSQELVPVSSHDNSEPNLIASSLEESLYQEGNCLEREGGCEKDSKEQLNVGEDNSGLMETNDTNGTILRASSDLQMKGKEQAAVKQPNRHVSQRENNVCVDILQLPNNSKSSLVNGIMPHGTETFQVGTSPVYGKEIEQLSEDVEVGETLHETTTSVLEDVSYNDSGDQDEESMDVICLGDFDVTLLEDCSQGKTNTDASLANNSCRLEGPRVESHAYSTTPVFSALRMDSTSFEESEENMSPPDPFQSQKQSQLEKARDLVPVYHCSRNVLSEPNEYQLDTGHIPYQPGERCGHRNDTLTVSVGDVEQLRVNMNQGGDAEKFLNDYMLCSEESRESISSRDRQTDIQSVDSLPNQTSAQMISPLILGLTRKCKPSAEKQSESMVSTPTLNSVHCTNGIVSKQDKGVKLSMECQKFISHSANLQPVVLLSRLVLDEDLNQSLAREPFDAYSWTSGAGCLSWAGSSTLGPDTVRNPTKAQSKEDSNDQESAENSFVSTYTSTSESCHTDLSDFEYIPYSSPKVSGTVQLHRDECGRFISLKKDHNNWLLSQRNKS, encoded by the exons ATGTCAAGTGTGGCACAGGACGTTAACATCGCAGACCTCAGAAGATGCGTGCAGGTTATCCCTGAGTTAAGAAGCTGGATCCTGGATTACTTGTACAGACACAGGCAATTGGATATTGTGAGAG GATTCACTGTGTTTGAAGACCTTTTGAATAGTGGTATTCTCCATCTTCGCATTCTAAGCACAGACATGTGGTCTGTGATGAAGAGTGAAGACACGGAGCATTTTCCAAGAATTCTGGAGTTTCTTGAGTGGAGTTATAAGCAGAACCCTGATCTGGTCTGTTTCAGGCACTATATCAAAATATGCACAGCACTGAAGGCAAAG ATTATAGTAAATATGCTTGTGAAACAGCATAATCTGCTGAACATCCTTAAATCTCTCAACGAATTCTTCCCAGAGAATGGCCCCCAGTATGCTCAAGCT acaaGAAGAGATACTAAAAAATTAAGACTCTGTTTTCAACAATTTCGGAAGCTGGTTCTGAGAATGATTCGGGATGAACATTTTTGCAAGCAGTATATTGAG GTTGATCTAGAAAATGAATACGGTGAGCGGTTTACAAATGCTTTACAGAAGTTATTTTGGGAATACCTTGAAAGACTTGAAAGCATATTCCCTCCACCAAAGATAGAGCAG CTCTTGACCGGTGAAATAAGCAGTGATTGTACCGAAGAGGAATGTATATTGGCAGAATTACTTCAAAAGCAGACCCTCAGTGTTCCTGACACGTTACAACGGCTTCTGCAGTGTATCGTGGAGCAAGACTGTTCACAGGAGTTAG TTCCAGTCAGCAGCCATGACAATAGTGAACCAAACCTGATAGCATCCAGTTTGGAAGAGTCTTTATATCAAGAAGGTAATTGCTTGGAGAGGGAAGGAGGATGTGAGAAAGATAGTAAAGAACAGCTGAATGTAGGTGAAGACAACAGTGGACTGATGGAAACCAATGATACAAATGGAACCATTTTAAGAGCCAGTTCTGATCTACAAATGAAGGGAAAAGAACAGGCAGCCGTGAAACAACCAAATAGACATGTCTCTCAGAGAGAAAATAATGTTTGTGTAGATATACTACAGTTACCAAATAACTCGAAGAGTTCACTGGTAAATGGAATCATGCCACATGGAACTGAAACATTCCAAGTAGGGACATCTCCAGTTTATGGAAAAGAAATTGAACAACTCAGTGAAGATGTTGAGGTTGGTGAGACATTGCATGAAACCACCACATCAGTGCTTGAAGATGTGTCTTATAATGACAGCGGTGACCAGGATGAAGAGAGCATGGATGTGATATGTCTTGGAGATTTTGATGTAACATTGCTTGAGGATTGCTCGCAGGGAAAAACTAATACAGATGCTTCTTTAGCTAATAACTCTTGTAGGCTAGAAGGTCCTAGAGTGGAGTCACATGCTTACTCTACCACACCAGTGTTTTCTGCTCTGAGAATGGATTCTACCTCGTTTGAAGAGTCTGAAGAAAACATGTCTCCACCTGACCCTTTCCAGTCCCAGAAACAAAGCCAGTTAGAGAAAGCCAGGGACCTAGTGCCTGTATATCATTGCAGTAGAAATGTCTTGAGTGAACCAAATGAATACCAGTTAGATACAGGCCATATACCGTACCAGCCAGGTGAAAGATGTGGACATCGCAACGACACCTTGACTGTATCAGTTGGAGATGTTGAGCAGCTACGAGTCAACATGAACCAAGGTGGTGATGCTGAAAAATTTCTGAATGACTACATGTTGTGTTCAGAAGAAAGCCGAGAAAGCATAAGCAGccgtgacagacagacagatatacaaAGCGTTGACTCGCTTCCAAATCAGACCTCTGCCCAGATGATTTCACCACTAATTTTGggtttaaccaggaaatgtaaaCCCAGTGCAGAGAAACAAAGTGAGAGCATGGTTTCCACTCCGACTCTGAATTCCGTTCATTGCACAAATGGTATTGTGTCGAAGCAAGACAAAGGGGTTAAGTTATCAATGGAATGCCAAAAGTTTATTTCGCACTCTGCCAACCTCCAGCCTGTTGTCCTGCTCTCCAGGTTAGTTTTAGATGAAGATCTGAACCAGTCCCTTGCTAGAGAGCCATTTGATGCTTATTCTTGGACCTCGGGTGCTGGATGTTTGTCTTGGGCTGGTTCCTCCACATTGGGTCCTGACACTGTAAGAAACCCAACCAAAGCACAAAGCAAAGAAGATAGCAATGATCAGGAATCAGCAGAAAATTCTTTTGTGAGCACATATACTTCTACAAGTGAATCCTGTCACACAGACCTCAGTGATTTTGAGTACATTCCATACTCTTCCCCAAAAGTCAGTGGCACAGTGCAATTGCACCGTGATGAATGTGGTAGATTTATTTCATTAAAGAAGGACCATAATAATTGGCTCCTGTCCCAAAGAAACAAAAGCTGA
- the LOC117425437 gene encoding tyrosine aminotransferase isoform X2: protein MEHESYGIQVNGNSVHHVNMSLYQAKMKIRKPKWNIKASEMSRKTFNPIRAIVDSMNVEPNPSKNMIALSIGDPTIFGNLPTDDNVLQAMKEAIDSKRFNGYAPAIGYQKSREAVSNFYSCPEAPLAAKDVILTSGCSQAIELAIAVLCNPGQNILVPRPGFSLYKTLAVSMGIDVKLYNLLPEKSWEIDLKHLESLIDDKTCCIIVNNPSNPCGSVFSKSHIQKIIAVASRHCTPILADEIYAEMVFSGCKYTSVASLSTDVPILSCGGLAKRWLVPGWRLGWILIHDRKNVFGNEIREGLVKLSQRILGPCTIVQGALEAIINKTPQEFYDNTISFLKSNSDICYTALSTVAGLRPIKPSGAMYLMVGINMEHFPEFESDVDFTEKLIAEQSVFCLPATCFEFPNFFRIVVTVSEDMMLEACTRIKEFCEQHYHLHTDSIIQDIECDK from the exons ATGGAGCACGAATCATATGGGATCCAGGTAAATGGTAACAGTGTCCACCATGTTAACATGAGCCTCTACCAGGCAAAAATGAAAATCAGGAAGCCCAAATGGAATATCAAAGCCTCTGAGATGTCCAGAAAAACTTTTAACCCTATCAGGGCTATCGTGGACAGCATGAATGTTGAACCAAACCCAAGCAAAAATATGATAGCGTTGTCTATAG GTGACCCAACCATTTTTGGAAATCTTCCCACTGATGACAATGTTCTACAAGCCATGAAGGAAGCTATTGATTCAAAAAGATTTAATGGCTACGCACCTGCGATAG GTTATCAGAAAAGTCGGGAGGCTGTTTCCAATTTCTACAGTTGTCCAGAAGCCCCTCTGGCTGCCAAG GATGTTATCCTTACAAGCGGATGCAGTCAGGCCATTGAGCTGGcgattgctgtgctgtgcaacCCTGGGCAGAACATCTTGGTACCCCGCCCAGGGTTCTCtctgtataaaacactggcaGTCTCCATGGGTATTGATGTCAAACTGTACAATTTACTG cctgaGAAATCCTGGGAAATCGATCTCAAACACCTGGAATCGCTAATTGATGATAAGACTTGCTGCATTATTGTCAACAATCCTTCTAATCCCTGTGGGTCGGTCTTCAGCAAATCACACATCCAGAAGATCATCGCAG TTGCTTCCAGGCACTGTACCCCAATACTGGCTGATGAAATCTATGCTGAAATG GTCTTCTCTGGCTGCAAGTACACCTCTGTGGCTTCTCTGAGCACGGATGTCCCAATCCTGTCTTGTGGTGGTTTAGCAAAGCGGTGGCTTGTACCTGGATGGAGACTGGGATGGATTCTGATTCACGACAGAAAAAATGTATTTGGCAATGAG ATAAGGGAAGGCTTAGTCAAGCTAAGCCAGAGAATTTTGGGGCCGTGCACAATTGTTCAGGGAGCACTGGAAGCCATCATTAATAAAACGCCTCAAGAATTTTATGATAACACTATCAGTTTCCTGAAG tCCAATTCAGACATATGTTACACTGCTCTGTCTACAGTTGCTGGCCTCCGACCAATCAAGCCATCAGGTGCCATGTATCTGATG GTTGGAATCAATATGGAACACTTTCCAGAGTTTGAGAGTGATGTGGATTTCACAGAGAAGTTAATAGCAGAGCAGTCAGTCTTCTGCCTTCCTGCCACG TGCTTTGAGTTCCCAAACTTCTTCAGGATCGTGGTGACGGTGTCAGAGGATATGATGTTGGAGGCATGTACCCGGATTAAGGAATTCTGTGAACAGCATTACCATCTGCACACAGACAGCATCATACAAGACATAGAGTGTGACAAGTGA
- the klhl36 gene encoding kelch-like protein 36 isoform X1, with protein sequence METVQYYHCQLNNERIETKAGLYFLYLPGVFWLTAMEGAKQTRVSRPHRISESSKVYRLAEHPGTVLQGLNEQRQKELFCDIVLVADEQRVPAHRNLLAVYSDYFNSMFTIGMREARQLEVELVGASYIGLKAVIDFLYSSELPLDGGNIDYVLETAHLLQVWQVVDFCCEYLENEVSEENYLYLQELAFIYSLDRLDSYIDSFILCNFGTLSFTPDFLQNLRMQKLCSYLASNHVQHDCEHNLLQAALQWLTQNPERESDAHLVLANIHFPLIPMSDLQHRVKPAVCSLLPKEANCEALIEEALGYHSQLMAQPVLQNKRSALRADADQLLFVGGEVSERGEELSDDVCFLDPAEGRWVSETEIPARRSHHCVTVMGGFIFVAGGSSSRDNGGDAASNVLYRYDPRCNEWIKGTPMNQRRVDFYLGTIADLLIAVGGRNDNGALSSVEVYSPQTDTWSYVAGLPRFTYGHAGTTSKEFIYISGGHDYQIGPYRRNMLCYNYRTDVWEEKHPMIKGRGWHSMCTLQEHIYAIGGSDDHVETMERFDILSVECFSPQCNQWTRVAPLFQATSESGVAVLGGKIYILGGYSWENTVFSKMVQVYDLETKKWTRGVDLPKCIAGVSACICTVKPRSPEKKLKMKGHQVNGRGSIQLAKERRL encoded by the exons ATGGAAACGGTCCAATATTACCACTGTCAATTAAACAATGAGCGAATAGAGACCAAGGCTGGATTG TATTTTCTGTACCTGCCAGGTGTCTTTTGGCTGACTGCAATGGAGGgggccaaacaaaccagagtTTCTCGTCCGCACAGAATCAGCGAGTCATCGAAG GTGTACAGATTGGCCGAGCACCCAGGCACGGTGCTACAAGGGCTGAACGAGCAGCGTCAGAAGGAGCTGTTCTGTGACATTGTCCTGGTGGCGGATGAGCAGCGTGTACCGGCCCACCGCAACCTTCTCGCTGTCTACAGTGACTACTTCAATTCCATGTTTACCATTGGCATGCGAGAGGCCCGCCAACTGGAGGTTGAGCTGGTGGGGGCCTCTTACATTGGCCTGAAGGCTGTCATCGACTTTCTGTACAGCAGCGAGCTCCCGCTGGATGGGGGCAACATTGACTATGTGCTGGAGACAGCCCATCTGTTGCAGGTGTGGCAGGTAGTGGACTTCTGCTGTGAGTACCTGGAGAACGAGGTGAGCGAGGAGAACTACCTGTACCTGCAGGAGCTGGCTTTCATCTACAGCCTGGACCGTCTCGATTCGTACATCGACAGCTTCATCCTCTGTAACTTCGGCACCCTGTCCTTCACCCCGGACTTCCTGCAAAATCTCAGGATGCAGAAACTCTGCTCTTACCTGGCCAGCAACCATGTGCAGCACGACTGTGAACACAACCTGCTGCAGGCCGCTCTGCAGTGGCTCACCCAAAACCCTGAGAGGGAATCAGACGCCCATCTAGTTCTGGCCAACATCCACTTCCCACTCATCCCTATGAGTGACCTCCAGCACAGGGTCAAGCCAGCAGTGTGCTCCCTGCTCCCAAAGGAGGCCAACTGTGAGGCTCTGATTGAGGAGGCCCTGGGTTACCACAGCCAGCTCATGGCCCAGCCAGTTCTGCAGAACAAGCGCTCAGCACTGCGTGCTGATGCTGATCAGCTGCTGTTCGTTGGCGGGGAAGTGTCAGAGCGTGGGGAGGAGCTGAGCGATGATGTTTGCTTCCTGGACCCTGCCGAAGGCCGCTGGGTGTCTGAGACTGAGATCCCTGCCCGCCGGAGCCACCACTGCGTCACTGTGATGGGAGGGTTCATCTTCGTGGCAGGGGGAAGCTCATCCCGGGACAATGGAGGGGACGCTGCCTCTAACGTGCTCTACCGCTACGATCCAAGGTGCAACGAGTGGATAAAG GGCACTCCTATGAACCAGCGGCGCGTGGATTTCTACCTAGGCACTATTGCAGACCTGCTGATTGCTGTGGGTGGACGGAATGACAATGGAGCGCTGTCCTCTGTGGAGGTCTACAGCCCGCAAACAGACACCTGGTCCTATGTGGCAGGACTCCCACG ATTTACCTACGGTCATGCAGGCACGACCTCTAAAGAGTTTATCTACATCTCTGGGGGCCACGACTACCAGATTGGCCCTTACAGACGGAACATGCTTTGTTACAATTACCGCACAGATGTCTGGGAGGAGAAACACCCCATGATCAAGGGTCGTGGCTGGCACAGCATGTGCACTCTGCAGGAACACATCTATGCGATTGGAGGCAGTGATGACCATGTTGAGACCATGGAGCGCTTTGACATCTTGAGTGTGGAGTGCTTCAGCCCCCAGTGTAACCAGTGGACACGAGTGGCTCCCCTGTTCCAGGCCACCAGTGAGTCTGGGGTTGCTGTTTTGGGTGGTAAGATTTACATCCTTGGCGGCTACAGCTGGGAGAACACTGTTTTCTCTAAAATGGTGCAGGTCTACGATTTAGAGACGAAAAAATGGACAAGGGGAGTGGACCTGCCTAAATGCATTGCAGGGGTGTCTGCATGCATCTGCACGGTCAAGCCCAGGAGTCCGGAGAAGAAGCTGAAGATGAAAGGGCATCAGGTTAATGGAAGGGGATCCATTCAGCTTGCAAAAGAGAGAAGACTTTAA
- the klhl36 gene encoding kelch-like protein 36 isoform X2, giving the protein MEGAKQTRVSRPHRISESSKVYRLAEHPGTVLQGLNEQRQKELFCDIVLVADEQRVPAHRNLLAVYSDYFNSMFTIGMREARQLEVELVGASYIGLKAVIDFLYSSELPLDGGNIDYVLETAHLLQVWQVVDFCCEYLENEVSEENYLYLQELAFIYSLDRLDSYIDSFILCNFGTLSFTPDFLQNLRMQKLCSYLASNHVQHDCEHNLLQAALQWLTQNPERESDAHLVLANIHFPLIPMSDLQHRVKPAVCSLLPKEANCEALIEEALGYHSQLMAQPVLQNKRSALRADADQLLFVGGEVSERGEELSDDVCFLDPAEGRWVSETEIPARRSHHCVTVMGGFIFVAGGSSSRDNGGDAASNVLYRYDPRCNEWIKGTPMNQRRVDFYLGTIADLLIAVGGRNDNGALSSVEVYSPQTDTWSYVAGLPRFTYGHAGTTSKEFIYISGGHDYQIGPYRRNMLCYNYRTDVWEEKHPMIKGRGWHSMCTLQEHIYAIGGSDDHVETMERFDILSVECFSPQCNQWTRVAPLFQATSESGVAVLGGKIYILGGYSWENTVFSKMVQVYDLETKKWTRGVDLPKCIAGVSACICTVKPRSPEKKLKMKGHQVNGRGSIQLAKERRL; this is encoded by the exons ATGGAGGgggccaaacaaaccagagtTTCTCGTCCGCACAGAATCAGCGAGTCATCGAAG GTGTACAGATTGGCCGAGCACCCAGGCACGGTGCTACAAGGGCTGAACGAGCAGCGTCAGAAGGAGCTGTTCTGTGACATTGTCCTGGTGGCGGATGAGCAGCGTGTACCGGCCCACCGCAACCTTCTCGCTGTCTACAGTGACTACTTCAATTCCATGTTTACCATTGGCATGCGAGAGGCCCGCCAACTGGAGGTTGAGCTGGTGGGGGCCTCTTACATTGGCCTGAAGGCTGTCATCGACTTTCTGTACAGCAGCGAGCTCCCGCTGGATGGGGGCAACATTGACTATGTGCTGGAGACAGCCCATCTGTTGCAGGTGTGGCAGGTAGTGGACTTCTGCTGTGAGTACCTGGAGAACGAGGTGAGCGAGGAGAACTACCTGTACCTGCAGGAGCTGGCTTTCATCTACAGCCTGGACCGTCTCGATTCGTACATCGACAGCTTCATCCTCTGTAACTTCGGCACCCTGTCCTTCACCCCGGACTTCCTGCAAAATCTCAGGATGCAGAAACTCTGCTCTTACCTGGCCAGCAACCATGTGCAGCACGACTGTGAACACAACCTGCTGCAGGCCGCTCTGCAGTGGCTCACCCAAAACCCTGAGAGGGAATCAGACGCCCATCTAGTTCTGGCCAACATCCACTTCCCACTCATCCCTATGAGTGACCTCCAGCACAGGGTCAAGCCAGCAGTGTGCTCCCTGCTCCCAAAGGAGGCCAACTGTGAGGCTCTGATTGAGGAGGCCCTGGGTTACCACAGCCAGCTCATGGCCCAGCCAGTTCTGCAGAACAAGCGCTCAGCACTGCGTGCTGATGCTGATCAGCTGCTGTTCGTTGGCGGGGAAGTGTCAGAGCGTGGGGAGGAGCTGAGCGATGATGTTTGCTTCCTGGACCCTGCCGAAGGCCGCTGGGTGTCTGAGACTGAGATCCCTGCCCGCCGGAGCCACCACTGCGTCACTGTGATGGGAGGGTTCATCTTCGTGGCAGGGGGAAGCTCATCCCGGGACAATGGAGGGGACGCTGCCTCTAACGTGCTCTACCGCTACGATCCAAGGTGCAACGAGTGGATAAAG GGCACTCCTATGAACCAGCGGCGCGTGGATTTCTACCTAGGCACTATTGCAGACCTGCTGATTGCTGTGGGTGGACGGAATGACAATGGAGCGCTGTCCTCTGTGGAGGTCTACAGCCCGCAAACAGACACCTGGTCCTATGTGGCAGGACTCCCACG ATTTACCTACGGTCATGCAGGCACGACCTCTAAAGAGTTTATCTACATCTCTGGGGGCCACGACTACCAGATTGGCCCTTACAGACGGAACATGCTTTGTTACAATTACCGCACAGATGTCTGGGAGGAGAAACACCCCATGATCAAGGGTCGTGGCTGGCACAGCATGTGCACTCTGCAGGAACACATCTATGCGATTGGAGGCAGTGATGACCATGTTGAGACCATGGAGCGCTTTGACATCTTGAGTGTGGAGTGCTTCAGCCCCCAGTGTAACCAGTGGACACGAGTGGCTCCCCTGTTCCAGGCCACCAGTGAGTCTGGGGTTGCTGTTTTGGGTGGTAAGATTTACATCCTTGGCGGCTACAGCTGGGAGAACACTGTTTTCTCTAAAATGGTGCAGGTCTACGATTTAGAGACGAAAAAATGGACAAGGGGAGTGGACCTGCCTAAATGCATTGCAGGGGTGTCTGCATGCATCTGCACGGTCAAGCCCAGGAGTCCGGAGAAGAAGCTGAAGATGAAAGGGCATCAGGTTAATGGAAGGGGATCCATTCAGCTTGCAAAAGAGAGAAGACTTTAA